In Thioclava sp. GXIMD2076, one DNA window encodes the following:
- the dacB gene encoding D-alanyl-D-alanine carboxypeptidase/D-alanyl-D-alanine-endopeptidase gives MQVSRRGFVTGLAATGLGLAAPPSIAQAQVSSSEAYVQAAQLGGDVGFVVMDARSGQVLEQRHPDLHMPPASTAKTVTTLYALETLGTDYRFGTRLIATGPVVGGVIQGDLVLSGGADPTLSTDDLGAMAAELSRIGVRGITGRFLVWGGAIPYAEEIARDQPVYVSYNPAVSGLILNFNRVYFAWKRAGNGYQVTMDAPGDAYKPRAYTASMTVAARQAPLFSYSDRGGKEQWSVAASALGRSGSRWLPVRHPVAYAGDVFQTLARSQGCPLPAAEEARSQPAGTVLVTHASHRLPDILEDMLKYSTNLTAEAVGMTSSTVRGLPASVGRSGASMSQWIAARAGTQAIDLVDHSGLGGNSRVTPLDMVRVMAAGQPVGLRNLVKPFKMRDASGKTYASQPFRVDAKTGTLNFVSTLAGYMTAPNGRELVFSILTGDVDRRRRTQDEDRPAGSVQWVKRSKILQSQLLMRWGAVYG, from the coding sequence ATGCAGGTATCTCGGCGCGGTTTCGTCACGGGTTTGGCAGCGACAGGCTTGGGGCTAGCGGCGCCACCCTCTATCGCTCAGGCGCAGGTGTCGTCCTCCGAGGCCTATGTGCAGGCCGCCCAGCTTGGCGGCGATGTGGGATTTGTGGTGATGGATGCGCGCAGCGGGCAGGTGCTGGAGCAGCGTCACCCCGATCTGCATATGCCTCCCGCCTCCACTGCCAAGACGGTCACCACCCTCTATGCCCTTGAAACCCTTGGCACCGATTACCGCTTCGGCACGCGTCTGATCGCGACGGGTCCGGTTGTGGGCGGGGTCATCCAGGGCGATCTGGTGCTTTCGGGCGGGGCCGATCCGACATTGTCCACCGATGATCTGGGGGCGATGGCGGCGGAACTGTCGCGCATCGGCGTGCGCGGGATCACTGGGCGCTTTCTGGTCTGGGGCGGGGCGATTCCCTATGCCGAGGAGATCGCGCGCGACCAGCCGGTCTATGTGAGCTACAACCCCGCCGTGTCGGGCCTGATCCTCAACTTCAACCGTGTCTATTTCGCGTGGAAGCGGGCGGGCAACGGCTATCAGGTGACGATGGATGCGCCGGGCGATGCGTATAAACCCCGCGCCTATACCGCCTCGATGACGGTCGCCGCGCGGCAGGCACCGCTGTTTTCCTATTCGGACCGCGGTGGCAAGGAGCAATGGTCGGTTGCGGCCTCGGCGCTGGGGCGCTCGGGCTCGCGCTGGTTGCCCGTGCGCCATCCGGTGGCCTATGCGGGCGATGTGTTCCAGACGCTGGCACGGTCTCAGGGCTGTCCGCTGCCCGCAGCCGAAGAGGCCAGATCGCAGCCTGCAGGCACGGTTCTGGTGACCCATGCCTCGCATCGCCTGCCCGATATTCTGGAGGATATGCTGAAATATTCGACCAATCTCACGGCGGAGGCTGTGGGTATGACTTCTTCGACCGTGCGCGGGCTTCCGGCCTCGGTCGGGCGGTCGGGTGCGTCGATGAGCCAATGGATTGCCGCACGCGCGGGCACGCAGGCCATCGATCTGGTCGATCATTCGGGGCTGGGCGGCAATTCGCGGGTCACGCCCCTCGACATGGTGCGGGTGATGGCCGCAGGTCAGCCGGTGGGGCTGCGCAATCTGGTGAAGCCGTTCAAGATGCGCGATGCTTCGGGCAAGACCTATGCCAGCCAGCCGTTCCGGGTGGATGCCAAGACCGGCACGCTGAATTTCGTCTCCACGCTGGCAGGCTATATGACGGCCCCCAACGGGCGCGAGCTGGTCTTCTCGATCCTGACCGGCGACGTGGACCGCCGCCGCCGGACCCAGGACGAGGATCGTCCTGCCGGTTCCGTGCAATGGGTCAAGCGCTCAAAGATCTTGCAATCGCAGCTACTTATGCGCTGGGGTGCCGTTTACGGCTGA
- a CDS encoding tellurite resistance TerB family protein: MPDALPPLSPQDALVAVMVAVSASDEEIRTSELLAIERIVNNLPAFGGYDADRIGTIARTVYALFEEEDGLEALFGLVREALPEAAFETAYALACDVAAADGTLNQPELRMLEETRIELGLDRLHAAAIERGARARHMPLPA; encoded by the coding sequence ATGCCGGATGCCCTTCCCCCGCTTTCGCCGCAAGATGCCCTTGTGGCGGTCATGGTGGCGGTTTCCGCCTCCGATGAAGAGATCCGCACCTCGGAACTGCTCGCCATCGAGCGGATCGTGAACAACCTGCCCGCCTTTGGCGGCTATGACGCGGACCGTATCGGCACGATCGCCCGCACGGTCTATGCGCTGTTCGAGGAAGAGGACGGGCTGGAGGCGCTGTTCGGCCTTGTGCGCGAGGCGCTGCCCGAGGCCGCATTCGAGACCGCCTATGCGCTGGCCTGCGATGTGGCCGCAGCCGATGGTACGCTCAACCAGCCCGAACTGCGGATGCTGGAGGAGACCCGTATCGAGCTGGGCCTCGACCGGCTGCATGCGGCGGCCATCGAACGCGGTGCCCGCGCCCGCCACATGCCCCTGCCCGCCTGA